The following proteins are co-located in the Deferribacter autotrophicus genome:
- the ptsP gene encoding phosphoenolpyruvate--protein phosphotransferase, producing the protein MIILKGIGVSDGIAIGKAFFIDRRIVKIKKYKISDDRIAIELKKFKDAVKKCEEYIKHIKEISVSDIGEEHTFIFDVYLLLLKDDMLIGETERVIRNEKINAEYALKKVSKNLMDIFERTEDPYIRERKNDIKHIVDKLMRFMTNDGFVFNETTGEKRIAIAHDLSPSETASLLRQNIIAFATDLGSKTSHTSIIARAMGIPAVVGLEKITDNVVSSDETIIVDGFNGVVIIDPNEDVLREYEEKEKKYIKYVEELQKLIDVEVKTSDGVEINIFSNVEINDEIEVSNNYNSKGIGLYRTEFIYLENGNVSEDDQFEILKDAVMKNGDKPIVIRTFDLGGEKLSSLLPHPEEQNPVMGLRAIRYSLRFQDFFISQIKAILRAAVYGDVRIMFPMISGVEEIRLAKSVVKDAIKELEAEGKEFRKDVPIGVMVELPALALITHLVNKEVDFFSVGTNDLIQYTVGIDRNNEYVAYLYRPTHPAVLHLLKKILKDANKGGIEATVCGEMAGDPKYIPVLLGLGYRNLSMSPASILKAKMIIRRVNISDCEKLVRSLKRCKLARIAEEKLQKFIEKHASDLFFH; encoded by the coding sequence GTGATTATTTTAAAGGGGATTGGAGTAAGTGATGGTATTGCAATTGGAAAGGCTTTTTTCATAGATAGAAGAATAGTTAAAATTAAAAAATATAAAATATCTGATGATAGAATAGCTATTGAATTAAAAAAATTTAAAGATGCCGTAAAAAAATGTGAAGAGTATATCAAACATATAAAAGAGATTAGTGTAAGCGATATTGGTGAAGAGCATACGTTTATATTTGATGTTTATTTGCTTTTGTTGAAGGATGATATGTTAATTGGAGAGACTGAGAGAGTTATTAGAAATGAGAAAATAAATGCAGAGTATGCGTTAAAAAAGGTATCAAAAAACTTGATGGATATTTTTGAAAGAACAGAAGATCCATATATTAGAGAGAGAAAAAATGATATTAAGCATATTGTAGACAAATTAATGAGATTTATGACCAATGATGGTTTTGTCTTTAATGAGACAACTGGAGAGAAGAGAATTGCTATTGCACATGATTTATCTCCTTCTGAAACAGCGTCTTTATTAAGGCAAAATATAATTGCTTTTGCTACTGATTTAGGTAGCAAAACTTCTCATACATCCATAATTGCAAGAGCTATGGGAATTCCTGCTGTTGTAGGATTGGAAAAGATCACTGATAATGTTGTCTCAAGTGATGAGACAATTATCGTGGATGGTTTTAATGGTGTTGTCATAATAGATCCCAATGAAGATGTTTTAAGAGAGTATGAGGAAAAAGAGAAAAAATATATAAAATATGTAGAAGAATTACAGAAACTTATAGATGTTGAAGTTAAAACAAGCGACGGGGTTGAGATTAATATATTTTCTAATGTTGAGATAAATGATGAGATTGAAGTATCCAACAATTATAACTCTAAAGGGATAGGTCTTTACAGAACAGAGTTTATATATCTTGAAAATGGGAATGTGTCTGAGGATGACCAGTTTGAAATTTTAAAAGATGCTGTGATGAAGAATGGGGATAAGCCCATAGTAATAAGGACATTTGATCTTGGAGGTGAAAAACTTTCAAGCTTGTTACCACACCCTGAGGAACAAAATCCAGTAATGGGATTAAGGGCAATAAGATATTCTTTAAGATTTCAAGATTTTTTCATTTCACAAATTAAGGCTATACTCAGAGCTGCAGTTTATGGGGATGTAAGGATTATGTTTCCAATGATATCAGGGGTGGAAGAGATAAGGCTTGCAAAATCAGTTGTTAAGGATGCAATTAAAGAGCTTGAAGCTGAGGGGAAAGAATTTAGAAAAGATGTTCCAATCGGTGTTATGGTGGAATTACCAGCTCTTGCCCTCATCACTCATCTTGTTAATAAGGAAGTGGACTTTTTTAGCGTAGGAACAAATGACCTTATTCAATATACAGTTGGTATTGATAGGAATAATGAATACGTCGCTTATCTTTACAGACCTACACATCCAGCTGTGCTACATTTACTTAAAAAGATATTAAAAGATGCAAATAAAGGAGGGATTGAGGCTACAGTTTGTGGTGAAATGGCTGGGGATCCGAAATATATACCTGTGCTTTTAGGTCTTGGATATAGAAACTTAAGTATGTCTCCAGCTTCTATACTGAAGGCAAAGATGATAATTAGGCGAGTTAATATTTCTGATTGTGAAAAATTAGTGAGAAGTTTAAAAAGGTGTAAACTTGCAAGGATTGCTGAAGAGAAGTTACAAAAGTTTATTGAAAAACATGCCTCAGATTTGTTCTTCCATTAA
- a CDS encoding cold shock domain-containing protein, with the protein MSKTGTVKWFNDSKGYGFITSSEGNDVFVHFTAIKMDGFKSLKEGDQVQFDIVEGPKGPQASNVVKI; encoded by the coding sequence ATGAGTAAGACAGGAACAGTTAAGTGGTTCAACGATTCTAAGGGGTATGGTTTTATTACCAGCTCCGAAGGTAACGATGTGTTTGTCCATTTCACAGCTATTAAAATGGACGGTTTTAAGAGCCTTAAAGAAGGTGATCAAGTTCAGTTTGACATCGTTGAAGGGCCTAAAGGTCCACAGGCCTCCAATGTTGTAAAAATATAA
- a CDS encoding DUF2905 domain-containing protein: MNPLSELGKSLLIFGIIFIVIGIILIFSNKIPNIFNLGRLPGDIYYKKGNFTFYFPIVSSIIISIILTLILNIFFRK, translated from the coding sequence ATGAACCCACTAAGTGAGCTTGGTAAAAGCTTGCTAATTTTTGGTATAATTTTTATAGTCATTGGCATTATTCTTATTTTTTCTAACAAAATACCAAATATTTTCAATCTTGGAAGATTACCCGGCGATATTTATTACAAGAAAGGGAATTTTACATTTTATTTCCCAATAGTCTCTTCAATAATCATCAGCATAATTTTAACATTGATCTTAAACATATTTTTCAGAAAATAG
- a CDS encoding epoxyqueuosine reductase QueH yields the protein MKLLLHQCCAPCSLYPLKILKNEPFEIYGFFYNPNIHPVEEFYKRLENVWFLNNLEGIKTIIDETYGLKEFVQNVVYRESKRCNYCYYMRIEKTVKIAKNGKFDAFTTTLLYSKYQNHQMIKDICEDLSHKYKIEFYYYDFREGWKEGIEKSKELNLYRQQYCGCIYSEEDRYRKQLSRKFNKLKEIQLCEVNNEPTK from the coding sequence ATGAAGCTCTTGCTACATCAATGCTGTGCTCCTTGTTCACTGTATCCATTGAAAATTTTAAAAAATGAACCCTTTGAAATATACGGATTCTTTTACAATCCGAATATTCACCCTGTGGAAGAATTTTACAAAAGACTGGAGAATGTTTGGTTTTTAAACAACTTAGAAGGTATTAAAACTATCATAGATGAAACCTATGGTTTAAAAGAGTTTGTACAAAATGTAGTATATAGAGAGTCAAAAAGATGTAACTACTGTTATTATATGAGAATTGAAAAAACTGTAAAAATCGCAAAAAATGGTAAGTTTGATGCTTTTACCACCACACTTTTATACAGTAAATATCAAAATCACCAAATGATTAAAGATATTTGTGAAGATTTATCACATAAATACAAAATTGAATTTTATTATTATGATTTTAGAGAAGGGTGGAAAGAAGGGATTGAAAAATCAAAAGAATTAAATCTTTATAGGCAACAGTATTGTGGATGTATATACAGTGAAGAGGATAGATACAGAAAACAACTTTCAAGAAAGTTTAATAAATTAAAAGAAATACAACTGTGTGAGGTGAACAATGAACCCACTAAGTGA
- a CDS encoding slipin family protein, translating to MFNLITIIFILIILLIANTIKILKEYERGVIFRLGRFVGVRGPGLIILIPVIEKMVKVNLRTFVMDVPPQDVITKDNVSVKVNAVVYFRVLHPEKAVLEVEDFYYATSQISQTTLRSILGQFELDDLLSNREKINMELQSVIDKHTDPWGVKVSAVEIKHIDLPQEMQRAMARQAEAERERRAKIIHADGELQSAERLTQASEIMSRSPITLQLRYLQTLNEIASEKNSTILFPIPMEIIKPFLKKEDKDE from the coding sequence ATGTTTAACTTAATTACGATTATATTTATATTGATTATATTATTAATTGCAAACACAATCAAAATTTTAAAAGAGTATGAAAGAGGCGTTATTTTTAGATTGGGTCGATTTGTAGGTGTAAGGGGTCCTGGTTTAATCATACTTATCCCTGTTATTGAAAAAATGGTAAAAGTGAATCTTAGAACTTTTGTAATGGATGTGCCTCCTCAAGATGTTATTACAAAAGATAACGTATCAGTAAAGGTAAACGCTGTGGTTTATTTCAGGGTTTTACATCCTGAAAAAGCTGTTTTAGAAGTGGAAGATTTTTACTATGCTACAAGCCAAATTTCACAAACTACCCTCAGAAGTATTTTAGGACAGTTTGAACTCGATGATTTGTTATCTAATAGAGAAAAAATTAATATGGAGCTTCAATCAGTAATCGATAAACATACTGACCCCTGGGGAGTAAAGGTCAGTGCTGTGGAAATAAAACATATAGATTTACCTCAGGAAATGCAAAGAGCAATGGCAAGACAGGCAGAAGCTGAAAGGGAAAGAAGGGCAAAAATCATTCATGCTGACGGTGAACTTCAATCTGCTGAAAGACTGACTCAGGCAAGTGAAATAATGTCCAGAAGCCCTATTACATTACAGCTCAGATATCTACAAACACTGAATGAAATAGCATCAGAAAAAAATTCCACTATACTTTTCCCTATTCCAATGGAAATAATAAAACCTTTCCTAAAAAAAGAGGATAAAGATGAATAA
- a CDS encoding YicC/YloC family endoribonuclease, with the protein MVKSMTGYGKVLVSDDLCDVKVEIKTLNSKFCDINMRLPRQYMFLEITLRNLIKDSLKRGKVDIFIEISPKKVVNVPVLNRNLLSSYMAILRQLQMESEIIDDIRIDHILKFQDVISYEDNEELYSEIGNLIVKGVEECLAKVNEMRAVEGESLKKDILDKADEIKSIVSNIEKKANENFDIQYKRLVERLKELEMNVDEDRLMQEVAVMAERSDINEEIVRIYSHLNQIKSVLDSEEEVGKKLDFLAQELHREFNTIGSKALLSEIKNNVIKGKVEIDKIREQVQNLV; encoded by the coding sequence ATGGTAAAAAGTATGACTGGATATGGTAAAGTTTTAGTTTCTGATGATTTGTGTGATGTGAAAGTAGAGATTAAAACTTTAAATAGTAAGTTTTGTGATATAAACATGCGACTTCCACGTCAATACATGTTTCTTGAAATAACTTTAAGAAATTTAATCAAAGATTCTTTAAAAAGGGGAAAAGTGGATATTTTTATTGAAATAAGTCCAAAAAAAGTGGTCAATGTTCCTGTTTTGAATAGAAACTTGCTTTCTTCTTATATGGCAATTTTAAGACAGCTGCAAATGGAGAGTGAAATTATAGATGATATTAGAATAGATCATATTTTAAAATTTCAGGATGTTATAAGTTATGAAGATAATGAGGAATTATATAGTGAAATAGGAAATTTAATAGTCAAAGGGGTAGAAGAGTGCCTTGCTAAAGTCAATGAGATGAGAGCTGTTGAAGGGGAATCTCTTAAAAAGGATATACTTGATAAGGCAGATGAAATTAAAAGTATTGTGAGTAATATTGAAAAGAAGGCGAATGAAAATTTTGATATTCAGTATAAAAGACTTGTTGAAAGGTTAAAAGAATTAGAGATGAATGTGGATGAAGACAGATTAATGCAAGAAGTTGCAGTAATGGCCGAGCGATCCGATATTAATGAAGAAATTGTGAGGATTTATTCTCATTTAAATCAGATTAAAAGTGTATTAGATAGCGAAGAAGAGGTTGGTAAAAAGCTTGATTTTTTAGCTCAGGAACTGCACAGGGAATTTAATACTATTGGTTCAAAAGCATTGTTGTCAGAGATAAAGAATAATGTTATAAAAGGCAAAGTGGAAATTGATAAAATAAGAGAGCAGGTGCAGAACCTTGTCTAG
- the gmk gene encoding guanylate kinase, translating to MSRGKLFVISAPSGAGKTSLCNKLLAKYPERLRYSISFTTREPRVGEVDGEDYFFISERKFKEMIDNEEFLEWAVVHGNYYGTSKQVIEKHLNDGYDVILDIDPQGARQIKNKFLDAVFIFIVAPSIKELKNRLINRRTESMEKINLRLKNALEEIKFFKMYDYLIINRFLNVAFEELDAIYRAEHLKTKDIDDIEKIVDLEV from the coding sequence TTGTCTAGAGGAAAGCTTTTTGTTATAAGTGCTCCAAGTGGAGCCGGCAAAACATCTTTATGTAATAAGTTGCTTGCAAAGTATCCAGAAAGATTGCGATATTCCATATCGTTTACTACAAGGGAGCCAAGGGTCGGGGAGGTAGATGGAGAAGATTATTTCTTTATTAGTGAAAGAAAATTTAAGGAAATGATTGATAATGAAGAGTTTTTAGAGTGGGCTGTGGTGCATGGAAATTACTATGGCACGTCAAAACAAGTTATAGAAAAACATTTAAATGATGGTTATGATGTAATTTTAGATATTGACCCTCAGGGAGCCAGACAGATAAAAAATAAGTTTCTTGATGCCGTATTTATTTTTATTGTGGCTCCAAGTATAAAAGAGTTGAAAAACAGGTTGATAAATAGAAGAACTGAAAGTATGGAGAAGATTAATTTAAGATTGAAAAATGCCCTTGAAGAGATTAAATTTTTTAAAATGTATGATTATTTGATTATAAATAGATTTTTGAATGTTGCTTTTGAAGAGCTTGATGCAATTTATAGGGCTGAGCATCTTAAAACGAAAGACATAGATGATATAGAAAAAATTGTAGATTTGGAGGTCTAA
- a CDS encoding DNA-directed RNA polymerase subunit omega, whose translation MALLNIEKAIKRDDVASRFKLSIIGSQRARELYEKKEDTLPPQVEGYYKNITIALAELVENKIDFEEEDNE comes from the coding sequence ATGGCACTTTTAAATATCGAGAAAGCTATAAAAAGAGATGATGTGGCAAGTAGATTTAAATTGTCAATTATTGGTAGTCAGAGGGCAAGAGAGCTTTATGAAAAAAAAGAGGACACTCTTCCTCCTCAGGTAGAAGGATATTATAAAAATATCACAATTGCGTTAGCTGAGCTTGTAGAAAATAAAATAGACTTTGAAGAAGAGGATAATGAGTAA
- the coaBC gene encoding bifunctional phosphopantothenoylcysteine decarboxylase/phosphopantothenate--cysteine ligase CoaBC — MSNFLICVTGGIAAYKIPILCRILIKNGHNVKVAMTENAAKFITPLTFESLTKNRVYIDDFLTDVEPSSIDHIDLVNWADKIVIAPCSANTLSKIANGIADNLVTSAMLVVKDKPVYIFPSMNSNMYDNYFVQENIKKLKKVGYYVFEPAEGDLACQTEGKGRLIEPEEIYRIVAEEKFKGLKFIVTLGPTKEDIDPVRFITNRSSGKMGYQIAKYIREQGGEVLIIAGDTCLDLSGYNVIHVKSAEDMLKAVLSHFNDCDILLKAAAVADYRVKDIAGQKIKKDLESFQIELIKNKDILLEVSKIKRDDQVVVGFAAETHDIEKNAITKLENKKLDMIVVNDVSRSDIGFESDYNEINIFLKSGEKIFVEKKTKSEIAKIIVDKAVDIYRDKNER; from the coding sequence ATGAGTAATTTTCTGATTTGTGTAACTGGTGGTATTGCTGCCTATAAGATACCTATACTTTGCAGGATATTAATTAAAAACGGTCATAATGTAAAAGTAGCTATGACCGAAAATGCTGCAAAGTTTATAACTCCATTAACCTTTGAAAGCTTAACTAAAAACAGGGTATACATTGATGATTTCCTGACGGATGTTGAACCTAGCTCAATTGATCATATTGATCTAGTAAATTGGGCAGATAAGATTGTTATTGCCCCCTGTAGTGCAAATACCTTATCAAAAATTGCAAATGGTATTGCTGATAACCTTGTTACATCTGCTATGCTTGTGGTGAAAGATAAGCCTGTTTATATTTTCCCCTCAATGAATAGTAATATGTATGATAACTATTTTGTTCAGGAAAATATTAAAAAGCTTAAAAAAGTAGGTTATTATGTTTTTGAACCGGCAGAAGGGGATCTTGCCTGTCAAACTGAGGGGAAAGGAAGACTTATTGAGCCAGAAGAAATTTATAGAATTGTCGCAGAAGAAAAGTTTAAAGGTTTAAAGTTTATTGTAACTCTTGGTCCCACCAAGGAAGATATTGACCCTGTAAGATTTATAACTAACAGATCAAGCGGCAAAATGGGGTATCAGATTGCCAAATATATCAGGGAACAAGGCGGAGAAGTATTAATTATTGCAGGTGATACGTGCCTTGATTTAAGTGGATATAATGTGATTCATGTTAAAAGTGCTGAGGACATGTTAAAAGCTGTATTATCTCACTTTAACGATTGTGATATTTTGCTAAAGGCAGCTGCTGTGGCTGATTACAGGGTAAAGGATATTGCGGGGCAGAAAATAAAAAAAGATTTAGAGTCTTTTCAAATTGAGTTGATAAAAAACAAGGATATTCTTTTAGAAGTTTCAAAGATTAAGAGAGATGATCAGGTAGTTGTTGGTTTTGCTGCAGAAACTCATGATATTGAAAAAAATGCAATAACAAAGCTTGAAAATAAAAAGCTTGATATGATTGTGGTTAATGATGTTTCAAGGAGTGATATAGGTTTTGAGTCAGACTATAACGAAATAAATATATTTCTAAAAAGTGGTGAAAAGATATTTGTTGAGAAAAAAACAAAAAGTGAGATTGCAAAGATTATTGTAGATAAAGCTGTTGATATTTACAGAGATAAAAATGAGAGATAA
- a CDS encoding uracil-DNA glycosylase translates to MRDNSYLSEVYGIEEILLKDDYNCEDSLYQLYEESVKSCEKCRLAKGRTNIVFGEGNPKAELMFVGEGPGAEEDKQGRPFVGRAGQLLTKMIEAMKFKRSEVYIANIVKCRPPNNRAPFQDEINICIPYLHKQIEIISPKVIVCLGSIAASSLLNTTKAISKIRGEFRDFRGIKVMPTFHPAYLLRNPKMKKLAWEDLQKVMKLLGKL, encoded by the coding sequence ATGAGAGATAATAGTTATTTATCAGAAGTTTATGGTATCGAGGAAATTCTTTTAAAAGATGATTATAATTGTGAAGATAGCCTTTATCAACTTTATGAGGAAAGTGTAAAAAGTTGTGAAAAATGTAGGCTTGCAAAAGGTCGTACAAACATAGTATTTGGAGAAGGGAATCCCAAAGCTGAATTAATGTTTGTGGGGGAAGGCCCCGGTGCAGAAGAGGACAAGCAGGGCAGACCTTTTGTAGGGAGAGCAGGCCAGCTTTTGACAAAGATGATAGAAGCTATGAAGTTTAAGAGGAGTGAAGTATATATTGCAAATATTGTAAAATGCAGACCTCCTAATAATAGAGCTCCTTTTCAGGATGAAATAAATATATGTATTCCTTATTTGCATAAGCAGATTGAAATTATTTCACCAAAAGTGATTGTATGTCTTGGAAGTATAGCTGCAAGTTCCCTTTTAAATACGACTAAAGCAATCAGTAAAATTCGCGGAGAGTTTAGAGATTTTAGAGGGATAAAAGTAATGCCCACTTTTCATCCTGCTTATCTTTTAAGAAATCCTAAGATGAAAAAGCTAGCTTGGGAAGACCTTCAAAAAGTTATGAAACTCCTTGGTAAATTGTAA
- a CDS encoding RtcB family protein — protein sequence MKLVRKEKFIYEIPIDKELGMRVPGLVFASEDMIESIETEGVLQQVANAATLPGIQKASIAMPDIHYGYGLPIGGVVATDVDEGVITPGGVGFDINCGVRLITFDISIDDLNVDLESLAKKLYRNIPCGVGEGGKIKVKKQELKQVLKKGARWAVENGFGNERDLEATESYGFLASADPEAVSNKAYERGYDQLGTLGSGNHFVEIGCVETILNKDVAEKWGLFEKQLTLLIHTGSRGLGHQVCTDFLGIFEKSLLKYGISVPDKQLACAPVKSPEGNKYLAALSCAANFAWANRQILMHLSIETIMEVLNISRKLLNPRLVYDVAHNIVKFERYEIDGKERLLAVHRKGATRALPPNHEELPDMYKDTGQPVIIPGDMGRYSYLLVGGKKAEELSFNSACHGAGRKLSRHKAIKMAQDRNIAEELKLKGIFVISRGKRTLKEEMPEAYKDVSDVVDVVDYLDIAKKVLKLRPLCVIKG from the coding sequence ATGAAATTGGTCAGAAAAGAAAAGTTCATTTATGAGATACCTATTGATAAAGAGTTAGGGATGAGAGTCCCTGGACTTGTCTTTGCATCTGAGGATATGATAGAATCTATTGAGACAGAAGGAGTGCTTCAACAGGTTGCAAATGCTGCTACACTACCTGGTATTCAAAAGGCATCAATTGCTATGCCGGATATTCACTATGGTTACGGTTTACCCATAGGTGGTGTTGTGGCTACAGATGTGGATGAGGGGGTTATTACTCCTGGAGGAGTGGGGTTTGACATCAATTGTGGTGTGAGACTCATTACCTTTGATATCAGTATTGATGATCTGAATGTGGATTTGGAGTCATTAGCTAAAAAGCTTTACAGAAATATTCCTTGCGGTGTTGGTGAAGGTGGAAAAATTAAAGTTAAGAAGCAAGAGTTAAAGCAGGTTTTGAAAAAGGGGGCGAGATGGGCTGTAGAGAACGGATTTGGTAATGAAAGGGATTTAGAGGCTACAGAATCATATGGCTTCCTTGCCAGTGCAGATCCTGAAGCAGTGTCAAATAAAGCTTATGAGCGAGGCTATGATCAGCTTGGAACTCTTGGAAGTGGAAACCACTTTGTTGAGATTGGATGTGTAGAAACTATTTTAAATAAAGATGTAGCTGAAAAATGGGGGTTATTTGAAAAACAACTGACTTTACTCATACATACAGGCTCAAGAGGGCTGGGACATCAAGTATGCACAGATTTTCTGGGGATTTTTGAAAAATCGCTTTTAAAATATGGGATAAGCGTTCCAGATAAACAGCTTGCCTGTGCTCCTGTGAAATCTCCTGAAGGAAACAAATATCTTGCAGCTCTATCCTGCGCAGCAAATTTTGCATGGGCAAACAGACAGATATTAATGCATCTTTCTATTGAGACAATTATGGAAGTGTTAAATATATCTAGAAAATTGCTGAATCCTCGTTTGGTATATGATGTTGCTCATAATATTGTAAAATTTGAGCGTTATGAGATAGATGGTAAAGAGAGGCTTCTTGCCGTTCATAGAAAAGGAGCCACTAGGGCGTTACCTCCTAATCATGAAGAATTACCAGATATGTATAAAGATACTGGTCAGCCCGTAATAATTCCTGGTGATATGGGAAGATATTCATATCTACTTGTTGGTGGCAAAAAGGCTGAGGAGTTAAGTTTTAATTCCGCCTGTCATGGTGCAGGTAGAAAACTTAGTAGACATAAAGCAATCAAAATGGCTCAAGACAGGAACATAGCTGAAGAATTGAAGTTAAAAGGGATTTTTGTTATAAGTAGAGGTAAAAGGACATTAAAAGAAGAGATGCCTGAAGCTTATAAAGATGTGTCAGACGTGGTGGATGTGGTGGATTATTTAGATATTGCTAAAAAGGTATTAAAGTTAAGACCATTATGTGTAATAAAAGGGTAA
- a CDS encoding 2-hydroxyacyl-CoA dehydratase family protein, whose protein sequence is MKKIGFTTTIPVEVIIAGDCLPVDLNNVFITSEKPYTYIEKAEEDGLPRNTCSWIKGIYTAVMNKSVDEVIGVVEGDCSNTHALMEIFRDNGIPVLSFAYPYGEKEKYALLKKQIEKLMLHFGLDWKILEKTVSRIDKIREKLIMLDNLTVEGYVNGFENHLWLVSSTDFNSNYIRFEKDLEQFLDEAKSRKRKDAKVRLGFIGVPTIFSDIYQFVEERDCAVVFNEVQRQFSIPYLEYDYVERFVRYTYPYDITYRLADIKKEIVKREIDGIIHYVQSFCYRQIQDVIFKKELDVPVITIEGNDPESIDARTKIRLESFIEMLIGKRGV, encoded by the coding sequence GTGAAAAAAATCGGTTTTACTACCACAATTCCTGTAGAAGTTATTATTGCCGGTGATTGTTTGCCGGTGGATTTGAATAATGTTTTTATAACTTCAGAAAAACCGTATACTTATATCGAAAAAGCGGAAGAGGATGGGCTGCCTAGAAATACTTGTAGTTGGATTAAAGGGATATATACTGCCGTGATGAATAAAAGTGTTGATGAAGTAATTGGGGTAGTGGAAGGGGACTGCTCAAATACCCATGCTTTAATGGAAATTTTTAGGGACAATGGAATACCTGTTTTGTCCTTTGCATACCCATATGGTGAGAAAGAAAAGTATGCTTTATTAAAAAAACAGATTGAAAAATTAATGTTACATTTTGGTCTAGATTGGAAAATACTGGAAAAAACAGTTTCCAGAATTGATAAGATTCGTGAAAAACTGATAATGCTTGATAATTTGACGGTGGAAGGTTATGTGAACGGTTTTGAAAATCATTTATGGCTTGTGTCTTCTACCGACTTCAATTCAAATTATATTAGATTTGAAAAAGATTTAGAACAGTTTCTTGATGAAGCGAAGAGTAGAAAAAGAAAAGATGCAAAGGTACGACTCGGATTTATTGGGGTTCCAACCATATTTTCGGATATATATCAATTTGTGGAAGAGAGAGATTGTGCTGTGGTTTTTAACGAGGTGCAGAGACAGTTTTCCATTCCATACCTTGAATATGATTACGTAGAGCGGTTTGTAAGATACACTTATCCGTATGATATAACTTATCGTCTTGCAGATATTAAAAAAGAGATTGTAAAAAGAGAGATAGATGGCATTATTCACTATGTCCAATCTTTTTGTTACAGGCAAATTCAGGATGTAATTTTCAAAAAAGAGCTTGATGTGCCAGTGATAACCATAGAAGGTAATGATCCTGAGTCTATTGATGCAAGGACAAAGATAAGATTGGAATCTTTTATCGAGATGTTGATTGGAAAAAGAGGCGTGTAG
- a CDS encoding acyl-CoA dehydratase activase, producing MDKLGIDIGSRFVKIAYYHKNDLILKRIDTIQFYKNCVGQNNGEMVVNLENFVDDFQFKDIVATGYGRNVMSFKNAKIISEIKAHFKGTLNQMKEENFTLIDIGGQDSKVIYVKNGYIEDFVMNDKCAASTGRFLENAANILGITLEELSSEVRNPVKLNSTCAIFSESEIIGKIAEGYRISDIAAGINESIAKRIFPMLKRFKNQRYFASGGVASLYGVIFFLERLLDNRIEIVDNAQYNGAIGCLFY from the coding sequence ATGGATAAACTTGGAATAGATATTGGCAGCAGATTTGTAAAAATTGCTTATTACCATAAGAATGACCTTATTTTAAAGCGTATTGATACAATACAATTTTATAAAAATTGTGTTGGTCAAAATAATGGCGAAATGGTAGTAAATTTAGAAAATTTTGTGGATGATTTTCAGTTTAAAGATATTGTGGCTACCGGTTATGGTAGGAATGTAATGTCATTTAAAAATGCAAAAATTATTTCAGAGATAAAAGCTCACTTTAAGGGAACTTTGAATCAGATGAAAGAGGAGAATTTTACATTAATTGATATAGGTGGGCAGGATTCTAAGGTTATTTATGTAAAAAATGGGTATATCGAAGATTTTGTGATGAATGATAAGTGTGCAGCAAGCACAGGTAGATTTCTTGAAAATGCAGCAAATATCCTTGGTATAACCCTCGAAGAGCTTTCATCTGAAGTGAGAAATCCTGTTAAGCTAAACAGTACATGTGCAATTTTCAGTGAATCTGAGATTATAGGAAAAATAGCAGAGGGGTATAGAATATCTGATATAGCTGCTGGAATAAATGAATCAATTGCAAAGCGTATTTTTCCTATGCTGAAAAGATTTAAAAATCAAAGATATTTTGCATCGGGCGGGGTTGCTTCTCTTTACGGAGTAATATTTTTTCTTGAAAGATTACTAGATAATAGGATTGAAATAGTTGATAACGCTCAGTATAATGGAGCAATTGGCTGTTTATTTTACTGA